The Candidatus Nezhaarchaeota archaeon DNA window ACATAGGTTAAGACGACTTCTGGTTTTACCTCTATGATCGCTTCAATGCTAGGTGAAAAGCAAGTTCCAATGTCAGTCACGTTAGGTGCCCAAGGCTCGCCAACCGCATACCTGGTTATGCCAACAAGGCGATCACCTGCTCCAAGCACGACTACAGCCATAGCCGAGTCGGTAGTCAAAGCCGCGATACGCTTTACAGGCCATGGAATTTCAACATACCTACCCGACGAGTCAACGATAGTAATCGTCGCTGGTTTAGCACTTTCAGCGGGTGGCGAAGGCGTTGGAGCGTACGTGCTTGAATAGTAAATGTACAGTGCAGAAGCAATGATGCATAGACAAACTACTAGCACTGCTACCTTCACGCCGCTCTTCATGTTACAACACCCTCACACTTTCTTTCCAGTCTCTCAAAGAAGTCTCTGGTAGAGATGAGGGATAGTCCTTGAGGGCGGTGTTGGGCAAGGACCATGTAACATTCTTAAGGTATTTCCTAGCAATTTCAACGGCTACTAGCATCTCGCTTAATGTGGGGGCCCTCCAAGGGACATTGCCAAAGGGTATGAAGCCTATGATATGGTAGGGTATCGATTGATCTATGCTCGCTATGAAATGGGCTATCTTCTCTATTTCATCGATGTCTATGTAATTGGGGATGAAGACGCTGCTTGCCTTCAGCTCTACACCTCTTTCATAAGCTTCAGCAAAGTTCTTGAGGACGTCGTGATTGGGCTTTCCAGTGTAATCGACGTGAATGCTATCGGTGTACGCTTTTATGCTTACCGAAGCCGCATCAACCCCTTCAGGTATAGGATTTGAGCCATTGGTCAGAATTCTAACGTGAGCTTTTAACTTCTTCGCGAAGTCTATGAGCTCAGGTAGGTCTGGATTTACGGTTGGTTCACGACCGCAGAAGAATACGGTTTCAGGTTTAAGCTTCAGGAGAACTGCCTCTATCTTCTCAATTTTAAGGGGGCGCCCTTCAATTTTAAAGAGCCCTGTGAGGTATGGGCATCCCCTGCATGCAAAGTTGCACTCGCTATTATATATGCTAACTCTTCTAAGCTTTGGTGAGTACGTCACTTTCCAATAATAGGAGCGACTAATTGTTACTAGAGAGGGCATAAGGGTCACACCTTTACTAGTGAAGTAGCAAATAAATGTTACTCTGATCCTTTAGTAGTGTCACTTAAAGTTGTCATTTTGAGCTCTCGCACAAGCTTCGAAGAATTCGCTAATCTCATGCGTATTGACACTTCATTGCGCGCAGCGATGCTTTGGAAATGTAGCCTCTTCATGGTGGAAAATGATGGAATGATTAAGTAAGACGACGTAATCTTAGTGTGTGAGTGCTTTTCTTACACTCAAACTCTTTAAGATAAATTCCATAGAGGGTCGCGTTAAGAGTACTTTACTTTGAAGAACTTGGTTTAAGCACTTTAGGCTCTTAAGGAGTTTAATCTATTCTTAATGAGGTATTCGCTTCGACGTTAAGAATACGTTATGTCCGTTACGACGGTGTGGGAGCTTCTTCGCTACGCTTCAAAGTATTTAAAGACTTCTTTAAGCGTCGAAACTTCTATGACGCGTACATCGTAGTATCCCTTGGATTTAAGGTAGTCTTCGACATTAACCAATCGTTGATAATACCTTGTGAAGATAAAGGGACCGATTCTCCTCTCCTCTGCTACATACACTACATCATTGCTCTGACCCGGGGGTACGAGGAATATCTTTGCGCCAGCTTTAGCCGCTGCCTCAGCTTTATACACTATACCTCCCACTTGACCTATATTGCCATACTCGTCTATTGTTCCCGTTATGATGACATCGCTCCTTATCGATTTGTTTAAGAGTAATGAGGAGGCGAGAACAGCTATTGCTGCTCCCGCAGATGGTCCATCCACGACGTATATGCTCTCGTTACCTACAACCATAAGTAGTAGGTCCATGTTCGACGCGCTCACTCCTGTGAATTTCTGAGCAGCTTTGAAGGCTGTTTCAGCAGCTTCTTGAAGCTCTATGCCTATTTTAGGGGTGGTTGAAACAAAAACCCTTCCTTCACCCTCTATTAGAGATCCTTGCAGCTTCATTGCCACACCTCTGTACGTGTACCCTCCTTCACTAGCTACACCCACTATATAGATCGAAGAGACATTATGAACATACGATGCTGGAGATTCAACCTTAAGGCTTTCACCACCGCCAGTAAAGAGCTTAGAAAGATTTTCAAGGGGGTATTGAAGTTCGTAGAAGAGGATGTACGACAGGACAAGGTTGCATGCTAAGCTCACTATTAAGAGGCACAGGAGGATGTAGGTCTTAGCTGAAGCTCTTCTGCATCTCAGAAAACTCTTGTCCACGCACATTACCCCTAAAGCGAGGAGGAAAGAATGGCGCTATAAATTTTGTTCTCTTGAAAGGAGGTGTAGCACCTTCATCATTTAACCTACATGCTAGGTGTGTGAGGGATCATGTACATGATGTGTTGTTGGCAACAGCTACATCTAAAACCCAAGTCGTAAGCGTTAAAATCTTGCAAAGGAGACCACATTCTTGAGGTGCTGTGGAGGAAGATCATATCAAGAAGATTGCTGTTGTAGGAGCAGGAACAATGGGTCACAGTACAGCTGAAGTGTACGCAATTAACGGCCACGACGTTATACTCATCGACCTAAGTGATGAGATACTGAGAAGTGCTATTGAAAGAATTAGGTGGAGTCTTGAAGGACTGGCTGGAAGAGGGTTGATCAAAGAACCCATTGACGCAATCCTAAGATGGACAAAGGCTACAACCTCCTACGAGGATGCAAAGGATGTCGACTTCGTTATAGAATGCGGTGGTTGAGAGAGCTGAGGTAAAGACGGATGTATTTAGAGGGGGTTCAGCTCTTATGTAAGCTTATATTAGGTGACGTCATCGCCTCATCTCTGTTCCCCGCATCCCGCTCAGGTCCTCATCGGGCTTGGGGGCGTTCAGGGCGACCCCGAGCACCCCACATCTTGAATACCTTAGGAACAAGTTGATGCATGATCCCTATCGCCTACGAATCCACATTTAGGACATCTCAGTACTCTATTACCGTTATCCTTTAACTTGCTTCCGCATCTAGGGCATGTAAGAAAACTGAGGGAGCTGGTTGGTGAAGGCGAGGAGTGCCTTCAATGAGTTAAAGGCTGTGAGCGCTCATGGTGAAACCGTTTTTCGAGGACTGAGGGAGGCGCTGAACTCCTCTACTTTCACCAACTTCGACCTCCACTTGTATAGCTCCAGCATTTCTCTTCTTATGACGTGTACTTCAAATGGATCCTTTATCCCCCTCTCCCACAGTTTTACCAACACTTCCTCCGGCGGCTGGTCCGTGACTACTAGTATGTCTATATCGCTTGATAACGTATACGTACCTTCAACAACACTACCAAAGAGGTAGACTTCGGCGTTCTCATCCAGTTCCTTAACTGTTTCTACGACTACCTTAAGGTAGTGCTTGAGGTTTCTAAAAACTTCAGCTCTATGCCTAGCTAACTTTACTAAGAGCTTCTCTGACAACTCTAAACACCCTATCCACTACTCCTTTAACCCTCATCGCTTCTTCAATTCTGAAATCTCTTGGCACGTATCTTGAAGTTATGTAGGCATCTTCGAGTAAAGCTAGTTCTACGCTATGCTCCACCCACAGCTCTTTAACGTCTTCGTCTCCCGTAAGCTCGTGCACCAATTCGAGTAGCCTTCTAATGCTGTGCGTTCTCGGATAGTCTACACCCAGAGAGAGTAGAGCCGCCTTCAGGAACAATTGGAGACTTTGCTCGAAACTAAACATCGCCAAGTCATGAAAGTCCTTCTCGATCTGAAAAAGGGCGGATTCGTAGAAACGCCTAGATCTCTCCAAGAGACTATTTACTTCATCTTGTTTAGTCAAACAGTATACACCTCACATGCCTAATACTAGTGACCTAAATATTTCTTAGGCTTGCCACCTACTCCCAGCGCTAACTCAAACATACGAAGTCTTCGCATATTAACGTTCATTTCTATCTATTTTAGAAATCTACTAATGACTAATGATAGAGAAGCGCATATTCTTGAAACTGTTCCAATACATTACGAGAAACTGCAAGACCTTTTAAAGCACGCATTACTCCTACAGTCTTGTAGATGGAGTGTGGCTCATTAAGCAATCTGTGCAGAGTGATTAACATTTTAGTGAGGTCCTCTGATTGAGCTTATAAGTTAAGAGAAGTTTTTGCGGACTGATGTAGGGAGGTAATACTAAAGCTATCGATTCTCAATAAATCTTCCTGAGTTTATAGCTCATTTGCTTTCGAGATTTTACAAAACGCTACGTGAGGCTATGAAGCTATATTTGAAGTAAGAAGTTCAGCTCTAACATAGGTTTATATTAAATTGGTGTCATCGTCTCATCATTGTCCTCCGCATCCTGCCTGGATTCTCATTGGGCTCAGGAACGCCCGGGGGAACCCCTAGACCCCACATTTCTTTAGTTAACGCGGGGGCCACATAGTTATTTAAGATGTTTCTTGTCATTAACAGTAACTCGGTAAGTTCTTTCTCAATATTGTCTACCAACGTCGTACTTTCATATTCCAAGAGTTTAGCTAACTTCACAGCTATAGTTATGGACGTTCCAGAAGTTATAGGATAAAGGCCTTTGTCGCCGCAACCTATCTCTGAGTTAGCTCTAGTATGGTTTCGCTGGATTGGCTAGCAGCTACAATTCTGTCTTCAACCGCATCAATATTGTCAGCCTTGCCTAGCCTATACCAAGTCTCTCCGCAGCTATTCCAGACGTTCTGAGCCTAACACAACTTTTGGATTTCACATCTGTTCGTGCTGGTTGATGCAGATGGAAGCGCTCATAAGTACCCTATATGTAGCAGGATGAAGTAGTTCGATGAAGGATCGAGAGCTAAAAAAGGCCCTCCCCGAACTGCTCGAGATTTGAAGTCCTCCACAGCCGAGGTGGAACGAATAGTTGAAAAGAGTTAACTATCCGACAACGGAAAAGGATAAGTCTCTAACCGCTTTTCACTCTTGGTGTCTTCATGAAGATATGTTTAAGGTTCCACATGAGCAAGATATTTGACTCAGGATGGGCAGCGAAACTCTTGAAGTTCTTTAAGGATTACGGTGAGGTTGTGGCAGTGGTCTCCGGAACCATGGGCGCCGTCGCCATGATGGATTCAGGGCTGAACATCAACATCTTGAAGGAGAGGTTCGTAGACTGGGCGAATAGAAGAGAGTTTGACCTAGTTATAAGTGCAACTCAAACAATCTCAGTTAACAGGATGCTCGCTGATGGCTGGCATCTCTCCAGGAGGTTAAGGTTCCCAGTAATCGGAATAGAGACTAGTACCATGACCCTAGCGTACTGGGGAAATGTAGAGGAGATAGCGAAAGAGTTTGCTGCAAAGTTAGGGTTCAAGCTTGTAGAAGGACCAGATTTCGGTATTACTTTTTGGAGGGATGGAAAGGTAGAGTATAGAAGGATATTAGCAGTTGAGCCTGGAGATTGGATTTTAGTGAATGGTATAATAGTTGGGAGGGCTATCAAGGAGGATGTGATCTTCGTCTGCGAATCTGGTAGAATATTGGAGGTTAAGGGTGCTGAAGTTAATTGGCATGGAGTTCAGAAGCTTGGCTACATAGATTTAGAGAAGGCCAAGATTGATACGATAAAAGTGTTGAGAGACGAGGTTAAGAATAGGGCAAGACTAAGCTACTCAGCTGGAAGGAAAATTGCCTTCATAGATCACGCTGGATACGAGGTCTTTAAGTTTCTAGAGGAAGGTATTTGTTGTGCAGTCACAATCGGTGATGATACGACAGCCATTGTAGGAGATATTCTAGAGAGGTTTGGAGTACCAGTGATCGGAGTTGTTGATGGGGACTTAAATGGTCTTCTCCCTACAGCAAAGCTTCATCCGAACTCCGTGATTCTTAAAGTGAAAAATGATGATGCCTTCGGGAGGAGGATTTATAGAAAAGTATTTCAAGAGCGTGATGTCATCGAAGGTGACTTAGAGTCTATAAAGCATGAAATATTGAAGTTGCTCGCTGAAGAAGGATAATGGCCGGTTAATCGGGTGACTATCCCAATCCCCTAATGATCAAGAAGGGCGGCAATTCACTATGCATCACATCTTGATTGAGGTTCAAAGATCGTCATCGATCCCATGAATCAACACAGGCTTTCTACGCCATAACTTTACAACAATAGAATGAGGTTGCATGCTGTTATGTTAACTTAATACCATCTCTTTTGCCCCCTTTTCTACGTTTGTTTAAACTTTCTTCACACTTTCTACAGGTTTTCTACAGCTTATAGCCAGTGGCGAGCATGGTCGAATGGCAATAAGGTCTCAAGAAGAGTACGTTAAGTCATGCGAGCTTTTAGCAGCATCTATCATATTGATCAGGAGCGATTAACTTAGTGGTAAGTCAAAGCAGCTGTTGAAGAAGAAGTGGAGTTACGTAAATCTCAATAAAAGCAGCAAGAACAAGGAGGGGCATGACGATCTTAAAGTAAGCCTTGATACAGGATATTACAACACTACCGATGCTAACGTCCTTCCTGCGAATCCTTCTGACCACGCTCATTCCTATCCCAATCCCCAGAGCACAGCTTATCAGTAAAGCTGGGATCTCAAAGACCCCATGGGGCAACAGACCTGTAAGGAGAAAGAGCACCCCTTTCTCCTCCGCCACAAAGAAGCCAAGGGCTCCAAGTATGACGCCGTTAATCAGGGCAAAGAACACTGTTGGTATTGCGAACAAGATCCCCAGTAACATGAATAAAAAGGTTTTAATGAAGTTATTGACCAATACCACTACCGTCAACATGATGGGGGGAAAGCCCGTTAAAGGGCTAAATAGGTACTCCAAATCCTCTACTAAGCTCTTTAAGGAATGAGCTGAGGAATAGCCTATAAAAATGCCTAGGAAGAATATCATTGAGCTAACGAGCACTAAGCTCATTCGAATGGGTGTAGTTGGCAGTTTCACATAGGAGATTTGTGGTGAGAACATTATCTAATTTTCTCCTCCCAACTAAGCGCACTAACATTGTACTTGCTAATGGTTAGCCACTTCTCTGCTACCCTCTATTCTCCCATCCCTAATGCTATAGACTCTTGTACATGCATCTACAACTATGGGATCGTGAGTTACTATGATGAATGTCTGGCCATTCTCTTTGTTTAGTCGTCTCACAAGGTTCATTAGCGACCTTGCCGACTTCGAGTCTAGGTCCCCCGTAGGCTCGTCAGCTAAGACTATTGCAGGATTGTTTGCCAGAGCTCTAGCTATGGCTACCCTCTGTTGCTCTCCACCACTCAGCTCGTCAGGCTTATGACTTGCTCTAGCTTCCAAACCCACCATCTCTAAGAGCTCGAAGGCCCTCTTCCTCCTCTCGCTTTTTGGCACTCCAGCCAACGCCATCGGTAGCTCGACGTTCTCTAGAGCTGTTAGAGTTGGTATAAGGTTGTAAAACTGGAAGACAAAGCCCACCATCTTCAATCTATATTCAGCTAATTCTCTCTCATTTAGTGACGTTACATCCACGTCATTTACGAAGATTTTCCCCTTCGTTGGTTTGTCCAAGCCCCCTATGAGGTTGAGGAGTGTGGTCTTCCCTGAACCTGATGGACCTACAATTCCAACTATTTCACCAGAAGTTACTTGAAGGTTTACATCGACTAAAGCTGGAACCTCCACCTTACCACGTCTGTAGACCTTGCTCAAGTTGATGGTTTCGACCATAACCTTACGCACGCCTCATCGCCTCCGCAGGTCTCAACCTAGATGCACGCCAAGCCGGGTAAAGACCGGCCAAGATCCCTACCAGAGCCCCTAGGAGGAGGCATGTTGCTATGTTTAGTGGTGTAATCAATGGTGTTGCAAGTACTATGTTCGTTAACGTTCTACCCCCAACTATAGGACCCCTAGTCCAAAATGGTGTCACACCATAAGAGAAAAGCCCTGCTGTTAGTGCTGGAAAGACGTAAGCTAAAACCATGCCAATCAGCACACCTATGCAGCCTCCAAGCAATCCTATCAATAACGACTCTGCAAGGAACATTTTCATGATGTCGCGATCCTTAGCTCCTATGGCTTTTAAGACCCCTATTTCCCAAGTCCTCTCAGTTACGGACATCATCATGGTGTTGACGACCCCGAAGCTACCGGCAACGAGAGCCACTAAACCTATGGTTACAAAGAACATGGTTAGCGAGCTTAGCACTTGAGAAGCTCGCTCTACCGTTACAGATGGAGTTA harbors:
- a CDS encoding nucleotidyltransferase domain-containing protein — encoded protein: MSEKLLVKLARHRAEVFRNLKHYLKVVVETVKELDENAEVYLFGSVVEGTYTLSSDIDILVVTDQPPEEVLVKLWERGIKDPFEVHVIRREMLELYKWRSKLVKVEEFSASLSPRKTVSP
- a CDS encoding 3-hydroxyacyl-CoA dehydrogenase NAD-binding domain-containing protein, which encodes MEEDHIKKIAVVGAGTMGHSTAEVYAINGHDVILIDLSDEILRSAIERIRWSLEGLAGRGLIKEPIDAILRWTKATTSYEDAKDVDFVIECGG
- a CDS encoding stage II sporulation protein M, with amino-acid sequence MFSPQISYVKLPTTPIRMSLVLVSSMIFFLGIFIGYSSAHSLKSLVEDLEYLFSPLTGFPPIMLTVVVLVNNFIKTFLFMLLGILFAIPTVFFALINGVILGALGFFVAEEKGVLFLLTGLLPHGVFEIPALLISCALGIGIGMSVVRRIRRKDVSIGSVVISCIKAYFKIVMPLLVLAAFIEIYVTPLLLQQLL
- a CDS encoding ABC transporter ATP-binding protein, producing MVETINLSKVYRRGKVEVPALVDVNLQVTSGEIVGIVGPSGSGKTTLLNLIGGLDKPTKGKIFVNDVDVTSLNERELAEYRLKMVGFVFQFYNLIPTLTALENVELPMALAGVPKSERRKRAFELLEMVGLEARASHKPDELSGGEQQRVAIARALANNPAIVLADEPTGDLDSKSARSLMNLVRRLNKENGQTFIIVTHDPIVVDACTRVYSIRDGRIEGSREVANH
- a CDS encoding DUF2117 domain-containing protein, with protein sequence MKICLRFHMSKIFDSGWAAKLLKFFKDYGEVVAVVSGTMGAVAMMDSGLNINILKERFVDWANRREFDLVISATQTISVNRMLADGWHLSRRLRFPVIGIETSTMTLAYWGNVEEIAKEFAAKLGFKLVEGPDFGITFWRDGKVEYRRILAVEPGDWILVNGIIVGRAIKEDVIFVCESGRILEVKGAEVNWHGVQKLGYIDLEKAKIDTIKVLRDEVKNRARLSYSAGRKIAFIDHAGYEVFKFLEEGICCAVTIGDDTTAIVGDILERFGVPVIGVVDGDLNGLLPTAKLHPNSVILKVKNDDAFGRRIYRKVFQERDVIEGDLESIKHEILKLLAEEG
- a CDS encoding radical SAM protein, whose protein sequence is MPSLVTISRSYYWKVTYSPKLRRVSIYNSECNFACRGCPYLTGLFKIEGRPLKIEKIEAVLLKLKPETVFFCGREPTVNPDLPELIDFAKKLKAHVRILTNGSNPIPEGVDAASVSIKAYTDSIHVDYTGKPNHDVLKNFAEAYERGVELKASSVFIPNYIDIDEIEKIAHFIASIDQSIPYHIIGFIPFGNVPWRAPTLSEMLVAVEIARKYLKNVTWSLPNTALKDYPSSLPETSLRDWKESVRVL
- a CDS encoding HEPN domain-containing protein, producing MTKQDEVNSLLERSRRFYESALFQIEKDFHDLAMFSFEQSLQLFLKAALLSLGVDYPRTHSIRRLLELVHELTGDEDVKELWVEHSVELALLEDAYITSRYVPRDFRIEEAMRVKGVVDRVFRVVREALSKVS